A stretch of Penaeus vannamei isolate JL-2024 chromosome 18, ASM4276789v1, whole genome shotgun sequence DNA encodes these proteins:
- the LOC113803582 gene encoding uncharacterized protein, with protein sequence MDTNARKIWRFSIGSREQDEGREIRRLRSRKRKSMPDICDHHEFSSLPPAVPSRPVAESSLRRLSGNEITFKEKLGTFLQKFKTDFSSLTVKAQSSQRVEPERSQSTSSCSSPPQGSLPNKRKKSVKTKSTCSTSGLKTPVWKNKPNPLSRSLDRTRLEELCGSSRSLPTRPSGFGAEEPLSSPNYLWKNRGPSGRSLSQREKHTMNNNYLQEHCSNPSEKEKISAITSQQKFKSPNQKLTCISSKVNNKGVISMESMSDALGLIVATGIYTGVKNLYEKIWYQEEAGIHGLQNYIVEDIMQLGEAGEQATRFLLAEMSSQHLKRLVHGAVLIICDNLQDVH encoded by the exons ATGGACACGAATGCGCGCAAAATCTGGCGGTTCAGCATTGGCAGCAGAGAGCAGGATGAAGGCCGAGAGATCAGGAGGctgaggagcaggaaaaggaaatcGATGCCGGACATATGCGACCACCACGagttctcctccctgcctcctgccGTACCCAGTAGGCCCGTGGCAG aGTCATCTTTAAGAAGACTTAGTGGAAATGAAATTACTTTCAAGGAAAAGCTAGGAACATTCCTCCAGAAGTTTAAAACAG ATTTTTCCTCATTAACTGTAAAAGCCCAAAGTTCCCAGAGAGTTGAACCAGAAAGAAGCCAGTCTACCAGTAGCTGCAGTAGCCCTCCACAAGGTTCATTGCCGAACAAGAGGAAAAAGTCAGTAAAGACAAAATCTACATGTAGTACATCAGGCTTGAAGACCCCTGTATGGAAGAACAAGCCCAATCCTTTGAGCAGAAGCTTAGATCGTACAAGGTTAGAAGAATTGTGTGGGAGTAGCAGGAGCTTGCCAACCAGGCCTAGTGGATTTGGGGCTGAGGAACCTTTGTCATCACCTAATTACCTGTGGAAAAACAGAGGTCCCAGTGGCAGGTCTCTGTCACAAAGGGAGAAACACACAATGAATAACAATTACTTGCAGGAACACTGTTCAAATccaagtgaaaaggaaaaaattagtGCTATAACTTCCCAGCAGAAATTCAAGTCGCCAAATCAGAAACTAACATGTATCTCCAGCAAGGTGAATAATAAAGGAGTAATCTCCATGGAGTCTATGTCAGATGCTTTAGGACTGATAGTGGCCACAGGTATATACACAGGGGTCAAAAACTTGTATGAAAAGATCTGGTATCAAGAAGAAGCTGGTATTCATGGGTTGCAAAATTACATTGTTGAAGATATTATGCAGTTAGGTGAGGCTGGTGAACAAGCCACACGTTTCCTTTTGGCTGAGATGTCATCCCAGCATTTGAAACGCCTTGTTCATGGTGCCGTGCTCATAATTTGTGATAATTTGCAGGATGTGCATTGA